Genomic window (Candidatus Binatia bacterium):
CCCGACGGATTCCAGTCCGGGTGCCCGCGAGTGCGGCGTGGTCAATTACATCCAGAGCATGCTCAGCTTCATGCCGGGCAGTGATGCCAACTGTGATCACCAGGTGAATGCGGCTGACATTGTGGCAACGGTGACGCGTTCGGGTGGCCAGCCGGGGTCGTGTCGAGACGGCGGCGACGTGGACGGCAACGGCGCGGTCGATCAGAGCGATGTCGTTGCGGCAGAGGCCGCAGTGTTCGATGCGCGGCCGGTGTTTGCGGGCGGGCCGTTCAGCGGCCGCCAACCGCAGCCGCACTCTCCCACGGCAGGCATGTCGTGCGGTACGTGCCACGGCATTCCATTTGAAAACTCAGGACCGGCGACACTGGCCTTCGCCGCCGGCTCCACCGTCGACAATTATCCCCCGAAGTTCTTTACCGAGTTTTTGCCGCTGTCCCGTCTGCATGCCTTGAGCTGGAAAATTCGTATTCTGGGTGCTTCGGCGGTGCCGGCGGTTGCCGGCAACCCGCTGGCGACCAGCTCGATCGATGTCGATCTGCGCAACAAGTATCGTACCGGTCTGGCGCAGCTCGATACGCTCAGCCAGACCACGTACGGTTCCAACTTCGTTCAACTCACGGCCGTGCAAAAAGCCAACGTCCTGAATAAGGCCGATCAAAGCTTCGTCACATTGCTCACCTACCACACCGTCGAGGGCATGTTCTCCGCCCCGGAATACGGCGGCAACCGCGACCAGCTGGGTTGGCAGCTCATCGGTGTCGACGGCGATAGCCAACCCTTGGGCTACACGATCTACGACGAATCGATTGGCGGCTACCGTGAACGGCC
Coding sequences:
- a CDS encoding gluconate 2-dehydrogenase subunit 3 family protein, giving the protein MELEAEVLKRLLLSRRQLLGYAAAGAAVTVARPLMRSATAGAAAAPSVSPGGFLTSSELAIVDAATASIIPTDSSPGARECGVVNYIQSMLSFMPGSDANCDHQVNAADIVATVTRSGGQPGSCRDGGDVDGNGAVDQSDVVAAEAAVFDARPVFAGGPFSGRQPQPHSPTAGMSCGTCHGIPFENSGPATLAFAAGSTVDNYPPKFFTEFLPLSRLHALSWKIRILGASAVPAVAGNPLATSSIDVDLRNKYRTGLAQLDTLSQTTYGSNFVQLTAVQKANVLNKADQSFVTLLTYHTVEGMFSAPEYGGNRDQLGWQLIGVDGDSQPLGYTIYDESIGGYRERPDKPNSGPNPDETCQGFSANVRSFLTTLVTLGPVNDPTMKPAKVFLSPYCFEV